Proteins co-encoded in one Arachis hypogaea cultivar Tifrunner chromosome 13, arahy.Tifrunner.gnm2.J5K5, whole genome shotgun sequence genomic window:
- the LOC112734717 gene encoding LOW QUALITY PROTEIN: (S)-8-oxocitronellyl enol synthase CYC2-like (The sequence of the model RefSeq protein was modified relative to this genomic sequence to represent the inferred CDS: substituted 2 bases at 2 genomic stop codons) → MLRNVLQTVIPNAPNLRHVSLQTGGKHYVGPFELFGKIQPHEPPFTEDLPRLKAPNFYYTQEDILYEETQTKDGVFWSVHRPQVIFGFSPYSLMNMVGTLCVYAAICKHERVPLRFLGTKSAWEDYTTASDADLITEXHIXEAVDVYARNDAFNCSNRDVFKWKHLWKVLAEQYGITEYGFDEGSERLKLSEKKASPVTHKNKKKKGRRRRCCRR, encoded by the coding sequence ATGCTCAGAAACGTCCTCCAAACCGTTATCCCCAATGCCCCCAATCTCCGCCACGTGTCCCTCCAGACTGGTGGCAAGCACTACGTAGGTCCCTTCGAGCTCTTCGGCAAGATCCAACCCCACGAGCCGCCGTTCACGGAGGATCTACCACGACTCAAGGCCCCCAATTTCTATTACACTCAGGAAGACATCTTGTACGAAGAGACGCAGACAAAGGATGGTGTTTTTTGGTCGGTGCACCGGCCGCAAGTGATCTTCGGATTCTCACCTTACAGCTTGATGAACATGGTGGGAACCCTGTGCGTGTATGCAGCGATTTGCAAGCACGAGAGGGTTCCGTTGAGATTCCTTGGAACCAAATCGGCATGGGAGGATTACACGACGGCGTCGGATGCTGATTTGATCACGGAGTAGCATATATAGGAGGCGGTGGACGTGTACGCGAGGAACGATGCGTTCAATTGCAGCAACAGGGATGTGTTCAAGTGGAAGCATCTGTGGAAGGTGCTGGCGGAGCAGTATGGGATCACCGAGTATGGCTTCGATGAGGGTTCCGAGAGACTCAAGTTGTCAGAGAAGAAGGCTTCGCCGGTAACCCacaagaataagaaaaagaagggtCGCCGTAGGAGGTGCTGCCGCCGCTAG